The Thunnus thynnus chromosome 13, fThuThy2.1, whole genome shotgun sequence genome segment ATCTGTTTTACAATGAAAGCATCAACTCGATGGTTAGATCCCCTGTATCATTTCAACTGGATGCAAATGTtctattattacatttttatatatggTGTGCAGGGATGTAAAAGTGACACTGTTAATGCCTATTTACACACTTTCTGCATAATTCCTCCTGTGAAATGGTTTTAAATGCACCTAAAAACTTAAAGCTCAGTGGCTACTGGCTGTACCAAACTCTACTGCAATTGGCTTTTTATTCTCTATTCATAATTACTAATAATTTTCAACCAAATCGCAGGATATTATTCCACTGTCCATGATGCAATATGTTGACTTTGTCAGATTTTGAATCTTTGAccaataaactgttttttttttccctctctgaaGTTGAAGCCTGTTTCCCTTTAGCTTTCTTTCTgggatttgttgttttgtcttcatgtttgttaTTCTCTTGGTTCCTCTTCAGCATTTGAGCTTGGTCTTGTTTTATAAAATACAGCCACGATTGGAACACaattaagattttatttgtatttttattatattttatcattttaattttgttgcACATCATGCACACACTAGAGActaagtttaataaatactATGACATGCGCAGTAGTGCACTTCCGGTAATTCCGACCAGAACTACAACATCCAGAAGCCACTGTTGGTTCTCTGGACTACACTTCGCTGACGACGCAACACCGGATAGGTTACAAATCCGGAAACTTAACGTCCTCAAACTGTCTGCCTGTGTTTGAggaaaaatatgacattttccAATGCATTATTCTAAAAAGACTTGTTATTTAGAGCAGACAGCTGAGCTTCGTGGACACTGGGCTGTTACTGTGCAGCAAGAGGTTAACTTTGAAGTTTTCAGGCGGTGGTTGTGAGTTGGGACACCCGTCATCTTTTTGTTTACCGTCATTTTATTCGTACATTTGTCAGCTGGCCGCAGTTCAATATGGACAGTGAGACGGACGGCGGGCCCGAGAGGAGGCGCAGGGTGCACGGCATGTTGAAGCTTTACTACGGGCTAAACGAAGAAGGAAAGGCCCCGGAGCAGCCGGAGTCCCTGGATCCCTGCGACATCAACGGGCCGCATTTTGAACCGGAGCTCTACCTCAACAAGGTGAGGGACCCCTGCTGTCATGTCATGTTTACACTGTCATACAACTCACTTCATCTAATGGTGTCTGCTTTCAGTGTTATTAAAGCTGCTGGGTCATCTGACAGTCACCACCAGTTAGTTGAAAGTGATGACACACTGAATCCCAAAAACTAACTGGAGATATAGCCTAATTCAATTTTCATCACAAAGTAATGCACAACTGAACCACTGCTCGTTCAGCTGATATTACATGTCAAAGAAATGGCAAAGAATTCAGTGAAATGGTAATTCATCATATTATACAAATCAcctgtaaacatacagtaactgaAAATTTTAAACACATACTGCCCTCTGAAAAGTGTATTTGCTGAGAATGATGGTGATTGAATGTACACACATTTACTGGTGTTGGATAattagataataataatgatagtagATCATAAGTGGTTCATTTAACACTAGTTTGGCTAAAGCGGTTtctattatttgtattttggaCATATGCTATATAACAGTTAAATAACTATATACTTGCTCATGGTTTCCACACTCGTGGGAACTGTATGTTTATGAATAAGGAAGATATACTTAATAAAATATGTcattaaactgtatattttacatcCCCTGTTTTAAGTGTCTCTGaccattttgtgttttgtgtccaAACGCAGCTTAGAAGAGAGTGCTCTCTTGCAGAGTTGATGGATCAGGAGACCTGCATGGTCAAGCAGATCCGTTCTTTGGACAGTGACATGCAGACGCTGGTGTATGAAAACTACAACAAGTTCATATCTGCTACAGGTGAGGGAACATCTGACTCACTGTTGAAATCTCAGATTTTGTTGAATCATGCGTACCTGGATAGTTAAGCCATCCTTCCATCTTTTGCCAGACACCATAAGAAAGATGAAGAACGATTTCAAAAAGATGGAGGATGAAATGGATTGCCTGTCTGCTAACATGGCGGCAATCACTGAGTTCAGTGCTAGTATCAGCGGTACTCTTCAAGACCAGCACACACAGATTACAAAACTCTCAGGTGAGACCTAAAcctgtcagttttttttgttaagcCAGTTGTGGGGCGCATCATGAtgcttattttcacatttttgtctgGCCATGTTTCACTCCAGGGGTTCACACACTGTTAAGGAAGCTGCAGTTTCTGTTTGAGCTGCCTGCAAGATTGAATAAGTGTCTGGAGCTGCAGGCCTATGCTCAGGCGGTGAGCTCCCACCGCCGTGCCCGCTGTGTGCTGCAGCAGTACAGTCACCTGCCCTCCTTCAAGGGAATTCAGGATGACTGTCACGCCATCATGGACAAGCTGGCGCAGGAGCTTCGACAGAAGTTCAGGTGGGAATTCCTCAACCTAGATTCAGACTAGAGACGCCACTGTGAGTGACACAAGAGTCTCATTTACTGCAACAAAGAAATGTGACTGACAGGAGTGCACCCAGAATCACAGCAATAAagattcatttaaataattacaaaatgacaagtacattttgttctttcagGCTGTTGCCATTATTTTACCCTGATTTTACTATTCTGCCATAATAAGgtttatttgatgttttcactgaattttggacataaaaacatatatttttttattgtataatgTACATATTCATGTCACTAAGCTAGAAAGTTGACTGAGAAATAATTGGCGTTGGTTTTGTCATCATTGAATGTTGGACAATGTTGCAAATGAAAGAGAGctctatgttttatttttcttcctgttttctccTACTTGTAGGGATggtgggtcaagctccaaagaTTTATCAGAGTGTGTAGAGCTGCTGCTACAGCTGGATGAGCCAGCGGAAGAGCTCTGTGATAAGTTCCTGAGCCATGCGCGATCTCGGCTTGAGTTAGACCTCCAGGGCCTGGAAGCAGAGATAAGACCGTACCCGTCTGCTCCAGCCGTGAAAGATGCTTCTGCACACAGGCCGTCATCTACTGCAGCTGCTGGAACTCCGACTGATAATTCTCCTAAAACAAGCACTCTACTGTCTCCCACCTCAAACACTGACATCCTGGAATTCATTGACAGAGGCTGCAATGAATTTGTCAGCAGCTTATGTTTAGTCATTGCATCTTACCAAGAGCTTTTTATCAACCATGCTCAGACAGGCGAGCTAGCATCCAAAAACATTCCTCAGATGGCAACTGGCAAGCTGCATGCCTTCGTGGATGATCTGGCTGCTCGGTATTTCTCGCTCGTGGAGCGGAGGATACAAGAGGAGAAAGGGGTCGGTGATAACTCCCTCTTGGTCCGCGCCCTGGACCGCTTCCACCGCAGGCTTCAGGCCGTGGCCAAACTTCTGCCAGGCTCTGCTGTGCCAAACCAGGGGACTGAGATTGTGGTGCGTGCAGCAACAGAGCGAGTCAAGCAGTACCTCTCCGCTCTGCAGAGCTTCTACATGGACAGCTTGACAGACGTGAGGCAGGCCTTGGCCACACCTCGGCTCTCTGTGGCTGGTGCTTCTGTGGCTGGAAGCGGAGCCCTTTTAGGGGGGGCGACCAGCGGCAGAGATGCTCCCACCAGCCTCCCAGAGCTGCTCTCCTCCCTGTCTGCCTCTATTCTCAATCAGATTAAGTCAGTGTTGGCATCAGTGCATCTCTTCACAGCTAAGGACATTACATTCTCCAACAAACCATACTTCAAGGTGAATAGTTCTACTGTATATTTGCcctatttaatgtaattttctaCTCTGCTCCATGTAAGCTAAGTCTCCATTTGAGTCTTTTCTTAGTGTCTTAGTGTTGCAATGTGTTTGGAGAAATTAGATGGAGATGTGATGCTATGTTTTTCTAACATTTGGGAGAAGGATAAGGTGTGTTTGGTGATCCAGAGTTTTCATATTGGGatgaaatattcctttaatttgAGACATCCTAATAGTAATTGTAAGCTTCTATTTTGTGTATGCACAGTGAGAGTGACAGGtcttctctgtcttctcctTGCAGGGTGAATTCTGCAGCCAGGGCGTACGTGAGAGCCTGGTGGTGAGCTTCATAAAGTTTGTGTGCCAGTCTTCTCGCCAGTTTTGCGAGAGTGCGGGAGACAAGGGAGGTTCCACTCCTCCGgccctgctgttgctgctgtctcGCCTCTGCTTGGACTATGAAACCTCTACTATCTCCTACATACTCACTCTCACAGACGAACAGTTCCTTGTGCAGGTAAATTGCTTGTCCCCCTAAACTCCTTAAAGTTAACATATTTTATTCCCTAATGTAACCTGATTCACTTGctccttctttttgttctttctcaGCACCACAACCCTGTAACACCCGTCACAACTTTATGTGCAGAAGCCAGGGAGGCGGCACAGAAACTACTGAACCATTACGTCAAGGTAGATTTCACATGGTTACCACTTCTCCTGAGGAGTAACAGGGCCATCAGTGCTGTAAAACACTCCATTCCTCACTAAtcagtttattttgttgtttgttttttgcaggtTCAGGGCTTGATTATCTCCCAGATGCTGAGAAAAAGTGTAGAAACACGAGACTGGGTCAACACCATTGAACCACGAAATGTCCGTGCTGTGATGAAGAGAGTAGTAGAGGACACCACCTCCATTGATGTGCAGGTGACACTATATAAAACCACAATATTGTCATCAGCATTATGTCCTCATGTCCAGTCATTATGCTTGCCTGCAGGCTCTCTGATGAACCCTCTGTGCTCTGCTGTAGGTGGGTCTTTTGTATGAAGAAGGTGTGAGGAAAGCACACAGCAGTGACTCCAGTAAAAGGACTTTCTCTGTCTACAGCAGCTCGAGGCAGCAGGCCCGCTACGCTGCCAGCTACACACCAAGGTACTGTAGCTGCTAACAGACACAGTGCAGTCCTTTAgcagttttagtttagtttattgacaatattgaaatatatttgcaaaatATCAGAAACTGTGAAGAATTGAATGATGAAGTCCTGTGTTTATTACCCGTTGTCGCCGGGgtgttttatgtttgcatgtgtctgACTTTGACTCAATTTAGTGAGTCTCCGTCATTTCTCTGATGCATAATTTAAGATGGAAAATATGTAAATCTAAACCATGTCACAAGAAGTATATCACTACACTCAACACTCCCACcagttacacacacatagcacacatttatttaacttaAACTTACCAACATGTAGAAGCTCAAACATTTGTTGCTATGAGGTCTCCAATGCATTATTGTCTTACAGCTGAAAGTTTTCAAAGAAAAGGTAGCCACTTCGGTTTCAtactaaaacaaaacagtgtgttgtttttgcaaTACAGGTGATTTAGTGATTGTTGCACATTTTGATCAGCAGTTTTATAGTCCATGTAGCTGCAAATGTAGGCTGTTTGTTGAAATCACAGATTAGATAATGCAGAGTTTTAGTGAACAGTTTTAGTTGCCGTTCCTCAGCATTTAtgataacaaaatattttggtTCTTATAACAATGTAGTATATGATGTACAGAAATGTGATATAAAGGAACTCCATTTTATCCCATTATTCATATATCTTGAATGCCAGAGTAAAGCAATGACGTACAGTCCAATCAGTGCTTATATGTATTCCCTCCTTCACTTTCACTGGCGGGGGGGGTAATTGTTACTGAGCTGTCTTTAATCATAAGAATAAGGTCATTTTATAATTGTAGATGTACTTCAGTGATCtctcttgtctgtctgcagtgctCCCATGGATACTAATCTACTGAGCAACATACACAAGCTGTTTTCTGAGAGGATTGACATCTTCAGCTCAGTGGAGTTCAACAAGGTGAGTGTAGATCTTCATTGTGCTGTTAACTCTGTGCAGTCTTCAGTAAAAAACATCTCTAACACTCATGCCACTCCACTGTCCCAGGTGTCCGTCATGACAGGAATCATCAAAATCAGCTTAAAGACGTTCCTGGAGTGTGTCCGACTGCGCACTTTTGGCCGTTACGGGCTGCAGCAGATCCAGGTTGACTGTCACTACCTGCAGATGTACCTGTGGCGGTTCGTCTCCGATGAGAACCTTGTACACTTCCTGCTGGATGAGATAGTGGGGAGCTCTGCCCACCGCTGCCTGGATCCTGCCCCGATGGAGCAGAGTGTGATCGAAGTAATCTGTGAACGAGGTTGAAGGTTCAAAGTGCAGCAGGGCAGATAGTCCGCTCAAAACACTGTGTCACAAAGAAGACAGAATTACAGGATATAATGGTTTATCAAACACTGGAATTGTTCTGTTACTCATTTACTATTAATTGTTAAATTTATTGATTCTTTATCGATCTATCTACATGGTCTAAAAtaatactgtaaaaacactgttgGAGATCTCAATACTTCCATCACAAGTCAGCTGAACCCCAATCATTAAAGTGTGAGGCATAGTGATAGCACTTTTACtattgtaaaaatacaaatgactGTTCTGACactaaaaacaacagaatcacTCGACTGTTTTGTTGTCAAGAAGAATGTCAGACATTGACTGACAGTGAATTAAAGTGAACATCAACATTACATTCCAGGTACTTTCTGCACAAACTCCACATGAGCTTCTACTACTTGGGTTTGATATTATAGTTGTCATTTACAAACCATGAAATATTTATCCTCTGAGCTCATTGTGGATAATCTCACAGACCCTTAAGAAGGCAACAGAAGGTGTCAAAAGCAAGAAGAAACTCATCTATCTACTAAGATACATGTACTTAACTTTTTTAGTTCATGTTCCCCTCAAAGGAAAGGTGTTCAGTGTGAGTACTAAATATAATAGAATATGAATTACTGGTGAGTGTCCTGGAAATCTCGTGTATTAATAAATCCATTTGCTGAATCTGCTATCTGAATGTCATCTGATTCTGTAATCTATTTCTAACACTACAGCAGACTTACTGCATATAATGTAGTTGCCTTCAATCTTAATTGATTCTCTGTCTTCTGCTTTGTCTTGCACAGATAAACTGTATGTTTAGGAATGGTTTAAATGTATATGTCTGCAATAAAAGtgtatgaatgcaagaatccaAAAGTGTGTGTCCCTTCCTTTACAAAACCAAGAGTCTCATGTtggcaaaaaaacccaaaaaacaataaataagtaTTAATGATGTAATTTCACACGTTTATGCACTTGCAGTTTCAATAAACTAAATGCAACAAGGCCATTCAGGTGTATTTCACAACATCTGGCAGACATTGCCCATTGTAGGTCACAGCTGACTGTCGCCACCTGATGAGCACATCTGATTGGCTAAAGCCTCTTCTCTCCACCCTCTTCTGATGACCGCGGAGGGATTTCATTGGATGAGGTGCTGGAAAACGTGGTTCGGGGGGCGTTTCTAGCTGCAGGCTGCTGGATGGAGGCGCTAGCCCACAGTCTCGTCATTACCTCCATGCTTCACAGAGGTAAGACATTATACTTCACATAATGCAAactgatttttacttttaacattcaCTGTATTTACTGCAAAGATCTGAGTTTGTCTCGCGTTCAGATAGTTTTTAGCATCACCAGGTGAAGTGTCTGTAATATCAAACGGCCTTTGTTACTGCATGGACTGCAGTGTCTAGGTGACATATGACAGTAAACGCAATAATACAACAATAGTAAACAAAATAACTGCCTAATTTcctaattaaatataatttcaacATTATTCGGTTCGTCCATTTCTAatcaaatgtatttactgtagagTAGCTGTAGGTTCCTCAAGCACTTGAAAGCATCTTCATTATAACTCTCCTAATATGAAAGTTACCTTCGCACGTAATGTTATGTACAGACAGAAGGCTGTGAGAGAGTAAAAGTCTCTATtgaccagtggtggaagaagtgctCAGGTcatttacttgagtaaaagcaGAAAAGTCATAATTTAGAATACTGTTACAAGTAAACATCTGTTcaaaagtgtactgaagtacaaGTTATTGCTGGgcaatatggacaaaatcaaatgtcaTGATATTTTTCACCAAATATCTTGATAtcgatattgcaacaatattgtagggataactattggtgctttcacaaaatatttacactaagtgggtaaaggcaacTGGAACAGGccggtaagttcagaaaattacataaCTTAATTGttatgcagcctttaaaaccaggcaaagacaacacttatgccatatcacaatattacagtatccaaaatctaagacaatATCTTGTCTCATATTACGATATcgatataatattgatatattgtatGACATTagtggattattattattattgataaaagGTTCGGCAGGTCCAGCCCTACATTTGTTGGCAGTTTACACACTTGGTTTGATTGCCATCCTCTTAGTTTTGTTGTGGTGCAACATGAAACTTTATCATTTCTTATCATTACATTGAGTTTGGCGACGTCATGCAAATCCAGGTATAACTTTGTACAACTCTAGTCTAATCAGGCACAgtaattgaaaacacctgtatgAATATGCAGGGcctttaatcaataataaagcATCACATTATATAAACTGATcacatgttttgtatgtgaaatTGAAGTGACTGGTAACTATtgctataaaataaatgtagtggagtaaaaaatacaatatttcccttttaGTAGTAGTATAAAGTAGAAAACATTGCAagtcaagtaaagtacaagtacttcaaagtTGTACTTACAGTCTGTACAGTACCATTATGCCACTGTGCTGAGGTCAAATGTTACATTCACAACATTTTTGGCCTGTTTAAAGAGGAATACTGGGTGTTAATATAGATTCAGAGATTGATTGACTTAAACTTTACTGCGGATTATTCTGAACATTATTGTAGCATCTTCAGAGAAACAGCTGTGTGTAATATTTGCTGTAGGTCTCAAGAATCAACATCACCAGAAGGCTTCCTCTCTGTTACTATATTACTCCTGTCATGAACTACTAATTGGCATTGCAATCGGATTATTGCTCTTTATTTGTTCCTCAATCGTCTTATATTAACTGAAATGTATCTGTGTTAATGTTTTCACAGGAGACCAATAATGAAGCCAAACAGCCAAGCTCTCAAACACAGATCCTCACAtgacacagagagggaattCGGAGGAACCCTGGGTGAGTCACAGCAGAGCGTCAGGTGCCAACACCACGATTAGCTGCTTCTGTCAGCATCATCACGCTTCCTCTGTCTTTTCATTGAAGACATTTTGCCGTTTTACAAAACCACAAATCACATTATACACATACACTAATTAATGCAGCTGAGAACAAAATTAGCTAAATCTTCTCTGTCATTCTATTCATGCACTATTGTGATGTAACACTTGTTCCTagtttttatttacaatttttaaaagcagaattaattgatttttattatcCTGTGTTGCTACAGATAaaagctgcttttctgtttcatcCACATCCAAGATGAACTTCAAGGGAAACATGTGGAATagttgcatattttaataaaagctAATTttatgaaagaaacaaatgtaGTGAAATTTTCAGCCAACATACAAAATtttaaacattaacatcaaaaCATTAATACTAATTTACTGTTTGTAATATATAGACACTTTTAgatatgtgttgttttatgaaaTTGCTCAAATCTGGTACTTGTCTTTCGCAGGCTCTGTGGTAGATCATAAAACAGCTGCTACAATAAACATAATaggataataaaaaaaactcactgcAGTGAAGATCAGTAGCTTCACAGCATGAactccagcagcagatgattGTTCGTTACAGCTCTATTTGAGAATCGTCACAAGCTCACAAGTTGGATTTGTCATTGTagacatgacatgaaatgaaatgaaagcacAAACTCGTCACAGCCTCTGCataagtgtctgtgtgtgtgtgtgtgtgtgtgtgtgtgtgtgtgtgtgtgtgtgtgtgtgtgtgtgtgagagagagagagagcactcaGTATCAAATCCAGTTGGCTTTCCAGCTGTTATTAAAGTAAAATCATGCCTTGAACGTGACAGTTAAGCTCTCCACAAATTGCAGATCtgacaacactgaaatgaacCACGAGTTTTGTCGCACCCCTGCTGACAGCTGATCTAATTGTTTTGCTGTCATGCAGTTATTTGAGTTGCTTGAATTATTCACAGTTAACATACATTTGCAGTGTCAACCTGTTACATCAGATACTGGTAGTCTCACTGGTCAAATGTGCTCCATCCTGAAGTTTTCCCTGCAATGCTGCCTCACTTCTTTTTATATCTTCAGTGCTTCGGGCTACTGCTCTGCCCGGTCAGCCAGGTTGTctaaacacacactcagtctaTTGTCTCActtttgtctgtatttgtttctcAGGTGCAATATGCATTCCCATCTTTCTTCCGTTAACGGTACTTTTCCTGATCTCTGTGAGTCGATCTCCTGAGGCCAGTGTGCTCCAGTggccccctcccctcccctccactgACCGGCTGTGGGACCCTCTGGCCCCCGTGCTCCTGCTGGGCTGGATGGGTCTGCACGCCTGCCTCTATCTGCTGCCATTAGGAAAGGTATGACACGTTCATTAGCCCGGTTCAAGgttaattaaaaacaactgTGGTGGCACCAATCAAATAAACTTTGATGATACTACAAACCATAGCATCATCTGTGGTGATTATAAGATATTGACACATTCTCTTGAGTCAGCTGCTTTAAAGACTCATCATTGTGTTTATCTATGACATGCTAAAATTTAGTCTAGCAAGAGCAACAGAAATTCAGCAATCTAATCATTAATGTCAGTTAGATGGCATCTAtttaaagtttgctaacattagccaccataagctaccGCTCATACCTGGACTCTCAAGTCAATCTGTAAACGTTTCGctcatagagactgaggacTATCTCCCAGCTTTCgttgttaaaactgggtggaaacaatcagggaattaaaaaagaaaaaaacagcattgcAGAATCAATCTAAACTCTTAAGGGCAGTGCTTCATATTGCGGTGGTGGCATGCAGGTAACGAGGGAGGAGAATGGGGGGAGAGTATCATTTCTGGTAAGGcgtgtccttgacaaaatgtaaggggTGTAGGTTTGTTACTGGCCGTTCTCGCCGTCGTTCGAGCAACTACCGTGCATTTAGAAATACCCAGACGATCAGTAGGCGGAGATCTCCAACTGTCTGGCATTGCGAGACTAgttcataccagaccaagtaagacTGTAGTGGTTAAAATCCTGAGTTTAAGGAATTGAGCAAAGGTGCGTCTAattgcttatgaattcaacttttcaccTGTAAGACAAggaatgttttatttcttctctcaAAAGTTACATAGTATTGCtttaaagtttttgtttttacacgtAATGGATAATGTAATGCCCAATGGTTCATTAAATTGAGCATCAG includes the following:
- the vps51 gene encoding vacuolar protein sorting-associated protein 51 homolog, which produces MDSETDGGPERRRRVHGMLKLYYGLNEEGKAPEQPESLDPCDINGPHFEPELYLNKLRRECSLAELMDQETCMVKQIRSLDSDMQTLVYENYNKFISATDTIRKMKNDFKKMEDEMDCLSANMAAITEFSASISGTLQDQHTQITKLSGVHTLLRKLQFLFELPARLNKCLELQAYAQAVSSHRRARCVLQQYSHLPSFKGIQDDCHAIMDKLAQELRQKFRDGGSSSKDLSECVELLLQLDEPAEELCDKFLSHARSRLELDLQGLEAEIRPYPSAPAVKDASAHRPSSTAAAGTPTDNSPKTSTLLSPTSNTDILEFIDRGCNEFVSSLCLVIASYQELFINHAQTGELASKNIPQMATGKLHAFVDDLAARYFSLVERRIQEEKGVGDNSLLVRALDRFHRRLQAVAKLLPGSAVPNQGTEIVVRAATERVKQYLSALQSFYMDSLTDVRQALATPRLSVAGASVAGSGALLGGATSGRDAPTSLPELLSSLSASILNQIKSVLASVHLFTAKDITFSNKPYFKGEFCSQGVRESLVVSFIKFVCQSSRQFCESAGDKGGSTPPALLLLLSRLCLDYETSTISYILTLTDEQFLVQHHNPVTPVTTLCAEAREAAQKLLNHYVKVQGLIISQMLRKSVETRDWVNTIEPRNVRAVMKRVVEDTTSIDVQVGLLYEEGVRKAHSSDSSKRTFSVYSSSRQQARYAASYTPSAPMDTNLLSNIHKLFSERIDIFSSVEFNKVSVMTGIIKISLKTFLECVRLRTFGRYGLQQIQVDCHYLQMYLWRFVSDENLVHFLLDEIVGSSAHRCLDPAPMEQSVIEVICERG